The nucleotide sequence NNNNNNNNNNNNNNNNNNNNNNNNNNNNNNNNNNNNNNNNNNNNNNNNNNNNNNNNNNNNNNNNNNNNNNNNNNNNNNNNNNNNNNNNNNNNNNNNNNNNNNNNNNNNNNNNNNNNNNNNNNNNNNNNNNNNNNNNNNNNNNNNNNNNNNNNNNNNNNNNNNNNNNNNNNNNNNNNNNNNNNNNNNNNNNNNNNNNNNNNNNNNNNNNNNNNNNNNNNNNNNNNNNNNNNNNNNNNNNNNNNNNNNNNNNNNNNNNNNNNNNNNNNNNNNNNNNNNNNNNNNNNNNNNNNNNNNNNNNNNNNNNNNNNNNNNNNNNNNNNNNNNNNNNNNNNNNNNNNNNNNNNNNNNNNNNNNNNNNNNNNNNNNNNNNNNNNNNNNNNNNNNNNNNNNNNNNNNNNNNNNNNNNNNNNNNNNNNNNNNNNNNNNNNNNNNNNNNNNNNNNNNNNNNNNNNNNNNNNNNNNNNNNNNNNNNNNNNNNNNNNNNNNNNNNNNNNNNNNNNNNNNNNNNNNNNNNNNNNNNNNNNNNNNNNNNNNNNNNNNNNNNNNNNNNNNNNNNNNNNNNNNNNNNNNNNNNNNNNNNNNNNNNNNNNNNNNNNNNNNNNNNNNNNNNNNNNNNNNNNNNNNNNNNNNNNNNNNNNNNNNNNNNNNNNNNNNNNNNNNNNNNNNNNNNNNNNNNNNNNNNNNNNNNNNNNNNNNNNNNNNNNNNNNNNNNNNNNNNNNNNNNNNNNNNNNNNNNNNNNNNNNNNNNNNNNNNNNNNNNNNNNNNNNNNNNNNNNNNNNNNNNNNNNNNNNNNNNNNNNNNNNNNNNNNNNNNNNNNNNNNNNNNNNNNNNNNNNNNNNNNNNNNNNNNNNNNNNNNNNNNNNNNNNNNNNNNNNNNNNNNNNNNNNNNNNNNNNNNNNNNNNNNNNNNNNNNNNNNNNNNNNNNNNNNNNNNNNNNNNNNNNNNNNNNNNNNNNNNNNNNNNNNNNNNNNNNNNNNNNNNNNNNNNNNNNNNNNNNNNNNNNNNNNNNNNNNNNNNNNNNNNNNNNNNNNNNNNNNNNNNNNNNNNNNNNNNNNNNNNNNNNNNNNNNNNNNNNNNNNNNNNNNNNNNNNNNNNNNNNNNNNNNNNNNNNNNNNNNNNNNNNNNNNNNNNNNNNNNNNNNNNNNNNNNNNNNNNNNNNNNNNNNNNNNNNNNNNNNNNNNNNNNNNNNNNNNNNNNNNNNNNNNNNNNNNNNNNNNNNNNNNNNNNNNNNNNNNNNNNNNNNNNNNNNNNNNNNNNNNNNNNNNNNNNNNNNNNNNNNNNNNNNNNNNNNNNNNNNNNNNNNNNNNNNNNNNNNNNNNNNNNNNNNNNNNNNNNNNNNNNNNNNNNNNNNNNNNNNNNNNNNNNNNNNNNNNNNNNNNNNNNNNNNNNNNNNNNNNNNNNNNNNNNNNNNNNNNNNNNNNNNNNNNNNNNNNNNNNNNNNNNNNNNNNNNNNNNNNNNNNNNNNNNNNNNNNNNNNNNNNNNNNNNNNNNNNNNNNNNNNNNNNNNNNNNNNNNNNNNNNNNNNNNNNNNNNNNNNNNNNNNNNNNNNNNNNNNNNNNNNNNNNNNNNNNNNNNNNNNNNNNNNNNNNNNNNNNNNNNNNNNNNNNNNNNNNNNNNNNNNNNNNNNNNNNNNNNNNNNNNNNNNNNNNNNNNNNNNNNNNNNNNNNNNNNNNNNNNNNNNNNNNNNNNNNNNNNNNNNNNNNNNNNNNNNNNNNNNNNNNNNNNNNNNNNNNNNNNNNNNNNNNNNNNNNNNNNNNNNNNNNNNNNNNNNNNNNNNNNNNNNNNNNNNNNNNNNNNNNNNNNNNNNNNNNNNNNNNNNNNNNNNNNNNNNNNNNNNNNNNNNNNNNNNNNNNNNNNNNNNNNNNNNNNNNNNNNNNNNNNNNNNNNNNNNNNNNNNNNNNNNNNNNNNNNNNNNNNNNNNNNNNNNNNNNNNNNNNNNNNNNNNNNNNNNNNNNNNNNNNNNNNNNNNNNNNNNNNNNNNNNNNNNNNNNNNNNNNNNNNNNNNNNNNNNNNNNNNNNNNNNNNNNNNNNNNNNNNNNNNNNNNNNNNNNNNNNNNNNNNNNNNNNNNNNNNNNNNNNNNNNNNNNNNNNNNNNNNNNNNNNNNNNNNNNNNNNNNNNNNNNNNNNNNNNNNNNNNNNNNNNNNNNNNNNNNNNNNNNNNNNNNNNNNNNNNNNNNNNNNNNNNNNNNNNNNNNNNNNNNNNNNNNNNNNNNNNNNNNNNNNNNNNNNNNNNNNNNNNNNNNNNNNNNNNNNNNNNNNNNNNNNNNNNNNNNNNNNNNNNNNNNNNNNNNNNNNNNNNNNNNNNNNNNNNNNNNNNNNNNNNNNNNNNNNNNNNNNNNNNCTAACAGTCTTTCACATCTCCTGCTCTAACAGTCACTCACATCTGGGGCTAGCAGTCACACAACATCTGTTGAAGCTAGCAGTCACACACATCTGGTGGTCTAGCAGTCACACACATCTGGGGGGTTTAGCAGTCACCACATCTGGGGGTCTAGCAGTCACACACATCTGGTGGTCTAGCAGTCACACACATCTGGGGGGTGTAGCAGTCACACACATCTGGGAGTCTAGTAGTCACACACATTGGGGTCTAGCAGTCACACACATCTGGGGGTCTAGTAGTCACACACATCTGGGGGTGTAGCAGTCACCACACATCTGGGGGTGTAGCAGTCACACACTTCTGGGGGTGTAGCAGTCACACACATCTGGGGGTCTAGTAGTCACACACATCTGGGGTGTAGCAGTCACACACATCTGGGGGTGAGCAGTCACACACATCTGGGGGTCTAGCAGTCACACACATCTGGGGTCTAGCAGTCACACACATCTGGGGGTCTAGCAGTCACACACATCGTAGCAGTCACACATCTGGTGGTCTAGCAGTCATACACATCTGGTGGTCTAGCAGTCTTGCCATGGAGGAAAATAGAGTGTACTTTTCAGTGTTACTAAATGAGAAGATTTAATGAGAAAAAAACTGATGAgttaacctgttagtgtgtaggaGGCGCtatttcactttgggaaaaattgtGCCGAAAtgaaacggccttgtactctattctagatcgtacaatatgcatattattattactattggatagaaaacactctcaagtttctaaaaactgtttgaattatatctgtgagtaaaacagaactcattttgcagcaaacttccagacaggaagtgaaaaatctgaaatcgaggctcgttccagggcctgcctattcaactggcttatatctatcgatatacatgcacttcatacgccttccactagatgtcaacaggcagtgggaggtgaaatggggtgtctagcttgatctgaggtcgaacaagagcttttggagtgacaggtctggaaatttcattgcttcgaaggcgcgagaaggaaccccagattgccttctgaaaagcgttcggtatacacggctaatatctccggctctgattttatttgatacatgtgataatatatcacgtaaagtatgttttttcaaccgagttttatcagatattcaacgtttatcgggacttttggagttttccgttgttTGCGTCAGAGAGAAGATGGACATGTTTCGCggcacttggctagctaaggttgctaattcgataggacaaaaggacattctaaaaccaaacaacgttTTTtctagaccaaggactccttgtacaagattatgatggaagctcagcaaaagtaagaacaatttatgatgttatttcgtatttttgtgtgaaatgtttagtcctattctccgcccttttagcgggcgctgtctcgcaataacgcaagctgtatgtcgtactaaagttatttaaaaaatctaacacagcggttgcattaagaaccagtgtatctttcatttgccatacaacaagtatttttatgtaaagtttatgatgagttattggtcagattaggtgagtgtcagaaatatatccggacattctgggaaaagttactacattttcacaatgtataaccacggttttcagctctaaatatgcacatttcaaacaaaacataaatgtttctgtaactgatgttataagactgtcatctgatgaagttgtccaaggttagtgatttattttatatttattgctggtttttgctaaagctatctttgcggtgaataaatgcggttgtgtgtttggctattgtggtaagctaatatatttctatattgtgttttcgctgtaaaatataatattggctggattcacaagatgtttatctttcatttgctgtacaccatgtatttttccataaatgttttatgatgagtatttatgtatttcacgttgctctcgaATGCAATTGATGTAACTTATTTAGTTTGTTTCCCCAAAAAAACTCAGGACAATGCTGAGCTAAGGTAATAGTACATATTCTTGTATGTATACCCAACCCTATGGAACTATTTCCTTTCATGCCCTATTGTGTGTTTTTAAATCCTCAGACAGACACATGCCAATCAGAACCCATTGGCTGTGTGGCACCTTGTGACAGAAGGACTGGGAGAGGAGTTTTAAGGAGTGCATTTACTTGACGGCACTCAAAGGGAGTGTAGAGAGACTGGGGTAGAGGGGTGAGGGGTAGGGGGATAAAGGGTAGGGGGcaggtttttttggggggggggggggtagcgtGGCTGTTTGTACTGGGTCTGTCCTCTCTGAAGAGTAGGCCCATCGCCCCTGGCAACACCTGGGGTGACAATGGCCCTGGTTGTGCCCTGGGGAGCAGTGATGTCATATCCCCCAGAGTTCTACccggctccctccctccctgcgcCCTACGCCGGGTTGGGCTTTCAAACAGGAGCCAGGCGAGGTGGGACCCACATAATGTAGAGACAAAAACACgcagacactgacagacacagacatgcactcgctcacacacacacacaccaacgatgACAAATTATTTTATGTCGTATGACCTTGTGCTGTTTGTTTGTATGCGGTCAgattgtttgtttatgtgtataaAACATTTCCGCCgcacagtacatactgtaacaaaatgtcaagaatGAAACTCACAACAAAGAACAGAATTGTTTCAACTTATTGTTTAGACAAAGTTATTTTGCAAACAACAATTGTAGATACACGTAAAGGAGACGAAAGTGACACATTTTGGCTGATATGTATGAAACCCACTTAAGTGCAGTAATAAACGTATTTTtttacaacatactgtagctatatgTGTTTCTAGTCTTTATCTTGCAGTTAAACATGGTATAATGTTTGGCAGTAAAGTGTTCGAAATATAatcaacaacaaataaataacagtTATTTGGGGTTTACTTTAACCCACCTGTGCCAAAAGTTGTTCAAATCTTCTAATTTAGCAGCACTGAAAAAACACTTTGTTTTTCTCCACGGTAAGTCTGCGAGAGCAGGATATTtgtgtgtgctcctgtgtgtgtgtgtgtgtgcaccttttTCATACCAGTGGAGGGCAGAATTACATTTCATAAATTAGAGTTTCCAGACGTTGATTAGAATGCAGTAGGAGAGAAGACGGAAGGCGCCTCCGCTAAATGTTGTTTATCGCTTTCTGATATGACTGActttcctttcctcttcttcttcttcctcttcttcctcttccgcttcttcttcttccacttcttcctcttcatcttcttcttgttcttcttccacttcttcctcttccacttcttcctcttcttcttcttcctcttcttcctcttcttcttgttcttcttcctcttcttcttcttccccttcttcctcttcttcttcctcttcttcctcttcttcttcttcctcttcctccttttcttcttgttcttcttcctcttcttcttgttcttcttcctcctcttcttcctcttcttctcccttttCTTCCTctgcttcttgttcttcttgttcttgttcttcttgttcttcttcctcttcttcttcttcttcttcatcttcttcttcttcttcctcttcttcttgttcttcttcctcttcttcatcatcttcttcctcttcttcttcttcttcttgttcttcttccaCTTCTTCTTCTTGAGGTTCAGTTTCTAGGATGTGCTGTTGATCAGGTACATGTGTTGGATGGAGGACTTCGGGGGGTGTTTGGTACTGTAGATCCTACGGGTCTACACTCAACACACCTCCACCTCCAAGGTGTGAgcgaaaataaaatattatttggcTACTATTTTACTTAACATTCAGCCTATATTTAACCTCAAATTTGCTATAACCTATGCctttcaaaacaaaaacaaaatagtaTTTTTTACATGTAGGCCTACCTCCTGTTCTCCGAGAGAGAAGGTGGTGTTATAGTGAAGACCTATGAGGCTACAGTCCAGTGGTATCTAACCTACAGGGACCAGACAGCTCTGTAACAGTATTACTGTGCCCACTATCTCCCACCATCTACGACTCACATTAACCAAATGAGCTGACAACCAGGGAAAACCCGAAGGAAACACCTCCTCTCAAATTGTGTCTTACCCACATCTTCCCTTCTAGTCGATCTCTTCTAACCCCGGTCAGGTCGGCATGCTAAACGGCATTTTCGGTGTTCAATCTGCATCAGTGACATCATGGAACATGGCCCCGGTGCTGCTGCTCCTTTCTTATTGGATAATCTGAAAGCAAATAACGGCAAAGAGCCAGTTGCATGGTAATAAATAGAATATGCCAATCAAATGGAGAGTGTGTGTCAGTCTGGACAGTGCTGAGAGTGATCTGCCATAGGTGGAGACTGGGGGTAGCCATACCTCATTTTATAGGTCATTGGTCTCATTTGTATGTAATATTCTCTCAGGTTTGAgtgcagacaaagagagagaaaaagaacaacACACTTTGTCTGTGAATATGCAGTCGCAAGTGAAATGTAGTGTCAAGGGGAAGGGTGGGCTTTCATATTTTAGTTTGAGCATGTGAAATTAATAAATGGATGCGTACTTTTCTAAATTGTAAGAAAGCAGTTTATCATATAGCATATTATAATCCGTGATTATTACAGGCAGGCGCTAAAATATCTTCTCCTGGATTTCAATCATTTATAGCAGGAGGTATTggggggcggcagcgtagcctagtggttagagcattggactaggttgcaagatcaaatccccgagctgacaaggaacaaatctgtcgttctgcccctgaacaaggcagttaacccactgttcctaggccgtcattgtaaataagaatgtgttcttaactgacttgcctagtaaaataaaggtaataaaaaataaatacattgaaactACATGATAGAAACTCCAAATATGTGTGTTTGACTCTGATCGCTACGAGTGT is from Salvelinus sp. IW2-2015 linkage group LG9, ASM291031v2, whole genome shotgun sequence and encodes:
- the LOC111969055 gene encoding uncharacterized protein, yielding MMKKRKKNKKKRKKKKKMKKKKKKRKKNKKNKNKKNKKQRKKREKKRKKRRKKNKKKRKKNKKKRRKRKKKKRKKRKKKRKKGKKKKRKKNKKKRKKRKKKKRKKWKRKKWKKNKKKMKRKKWKKKKRKRKKRKKKKRKGKSVISESDKQHLAEAPSVFSPTAF